A genomic window from Camelus ferus isolate YT-003-E chromosome 9, BCGSAC_Cfer_1.0, whole genome shotgun sequence includes:
- the SELENOV gene encoding LOW QUALITY PROTEIN: selenoprotein V (The sequence of the model RefSeq protein was modified relative to this genomic sequence to represent the inferred CDS: substituted 1 base at 1 genomic stop codon) has product MNNQERAPGPTPARTLASVRASVPARGSTVVRNSIPVRTPTLVRTLAPIRTPTPVRTPTPVRTPTPVRTPTPVRTPTPVRIPTPVWTATPVRSPTPVRIPTPAGIPTPTPSRILVPALEPLPNSGLSSDPPPEPDPQLTLSPDQDPAPTLRVKPIPSFTNGFGPTQEPFPALTPLATDFLGSTLESSPRADPSATKLIDSTSGHSLATPILGTIPLAVTLPFSANTFASTSENIQVDNKIMIRVVYCGLXSYGLRYILLKKSLEQQFPNCLLFEEDVSAQATGEFEVFVDGKLVHSKKKGDGFVDETKLRKIVSLINEEIKKR; this is encoded by the exons ATGAACAACCAGGAGcgggccccaggccccaccccggCCCGGACCTTGGCTTCGGTCCGGGCCTCAGTTCCGGCCCGGGGTTCGACCGTGGTCAGAAACTCCATCCCGGTCCGGACTCCGACTCTGGTCCGGACCTTGGCCCCGATCCGGACCCCAACTCCAGTCCGGACTCCAACTCCCGTCCGGACGCCAACTCCGGTCCGTACCCCGACCCCTGTCCGGACCCCGACTCCGGTTCGGATCCCAACACCGGTCTGGACCGCAACTCCAGTCCGTTCACCGACTCCGGTCAGGATCCCGACTCCGGCTGGGATCCCAACCCCGACCCCGTCTCGGATCCTGGTCCCTGCCTTGGAACCCCTCCCAAACTCCGGCCTATCTTCGGATCCGCCCCCAGAACCTGATCCCCAGCTCACTTTGTCGCCTGATCAGGATCCTGCGCCGACCCTGAGGGTGAAGCCCATCCCATCGTTCACCAATGGCTTCGGTCCCACCCAAGAGCCCTTTCCTGCCCTTACTCCATTGGCCACCGATTTCCTGGGGTCCACCCTCGAGTCCAGCCCGAGGGCAGACCCATCGGCCACCAAGTTGATAGATTCCACTTCTGGACATAGCCTGGCGACGCCCATCCTTGGGACCATCCCGTTGGCCGTCACCTTACCGTTTTCTGCCAACACATTCGCCTCCACCAGCGAGAACATCCAAGTGGACAACAAGATCATGATTCGCGTGGTCTACTG TGGCCTCTGAAGCTATGGCCTTAGG TACATCCTACTGAAAAAGAGCCTGGAGCAGCAATTTCCAAATTGTCTACTCTTT GAGGAGGACGTATCTGCCCAGGCTACAGGGGAGTTTGAAGTGTTTGTGGATGGGAAACTGGTCCATTCAAAGAAG AAAGGTGATGGCTTCGTGGATGAGACCAAGCTGCGGAAAATTGTGAGCCTTATCAATGAGGAGATCAAGAAAAGGTAG
- the DLL3 gene encoding delta-like protein 3 yields MLAPQMPQLLSPTVILALFFLPQARPAGVFELQIHSFGPGLGPGAPQSPRKARGPCRLFFRVCLKPGVSEEAAESPCTLGAALSARGPVYTAQPGEPAPDLPLPDGLLRVPFRDSWPGIFSLIIETWREELGEQIGGPAWSLLARVAGRRHLAAGGPWARDVQRAGAWELRFSYRARCEPPTVGAACARLCRSRSAPSRCGPGLHPCAPVEDECETPPACRAGCSPDHGFCEQPDECQCLEGWTGPLCTIPVSTTSCLSPRGPSSATDGCLVPGPGPCDGNPCANGGSCSETLGSFECTCPRGFYGLRCEVSGVTCADGPCFNGGLCVGGADPDSAYICHCPPGFQGSNCEKRVDRCSLQPCRNGGICLDLGHALRCRCRAGFAGPRCEHDLDDCAGRACANGGTCLEGGGARRCSCALGFGGRDCRERADPCAARPCAHGGRCYAHFSGLVCACAPGYMGTRCEFQVHPDDADGGAGALPAAPSGPRRGDSQLFFLPPALGLLVAAGLAGAALLLVHVRRRGPGRDTGSRLLAGTPEPSVQLLPDALNNMRTPEGSGDGPSPSSDWTRPEDGDSRSIYVVSAPSIYAREA; encoded by the exons ATGCTTGCCCCGCAGATGCCCCAGCTCCTGTCCCCGACGGTGATCCTGgcactctttttccttccccag GCACGGCCGGCCGGCGTCTTCGAGCTGCAGATCCACTCTTTCGGGCCGGGACTAGGCCCGGGGGCTCCGCAGTCCCCTCGCAAGGCCAGGGGCCCCTGCCGCCTCTTCTTCAGGGTCTGCCTGAAGCCAGGGGTCTCCGAGGAGGCCGCCGAGTCTCCATGCACCCTGGGCGCGGCGCTGAGCGCGCGCGGACCGGTCTATACTGCGCAGCCCGGAGAGCCAGCGCCTGACCTGCCGCTGCCCGACGGCCTCCTGCGCGTGCCCTTCCGGGACAGCTGGCCG GGCATCTTCTCTCTCATCATTGAAACCTGGAGAGAGGAGTTAGGAGAACAGATTGGAG GGCCCGCCTGGAGCCTGCTGGCGCGGGTGGCTGGCCGGCGTCACCTGGCGGCCGGGGGCCCTTGGGCCCGAGACGTGCAGCGCGCAGGCGCCTGGGAGCTCCGCTTCTCGTACCGCGCGCGCTGCGAGCCACCGACCGTCGGGGCCGCGTGCGCGCGCCTCTGCCGTTCGCGCAGCGCCCCCTCACGGTGCGGACCGGGACTGCACCCCTGCGCGCCGGTTGAGGACGAGTGCGAGACACCGC CAGCATGTCGAGCAGGCTGCAGCCCCGATCACGGCTTCTGTGAGCAGCCCGATGAATGTCAATGTCTGGAGGGCTGGACTGGGCCCCTCTGCACAATCCCTGTCTCCACCACCAGCTGCCTCAGCCCCAGGGGTCCATCCTCTGCCACTGATGGATGCCTCGTACCTGGGCCCGGGCCCTGTGATGGGAACCCGTGTGCCAACGGGGGCAGCTGTAGT GAGACACTGGGGTCCTTCGAATGCACCTGTCCCCGTGGGTTCTACGGGTTGCGGTGTGAGGTGAGCGGGGTGACATGTGCGGATGGACCTTGCTTCAACGGTGGCTTGTGTGTGGGAGGCGCAGACCCCGATTCTGCCTACATCTGCCACTGCCCACCGGGTTTCCAAGGCTCTAACTGTGAGAAGAGGGTGGACCGGTGCAGCTTGCAGCCATGCCGGAATG GCGGGATCTGCCTGGATCTGGGCCACGCCTTGCGCTGCCGCTGCCGTGCCGGCTTCGCGGGGCCGCGCTGCGAGCACGACCTGGACGACTGCGCCGGCCGCGCCTGCGCCAACGGCGGCACGTGCTTGGAGGGCGGCGGCGCGCGCCGCTGCTCCTGCGCGCTGGGCTTCGGCGGCCGCGACTGTCGCGAGCGCGCCGACCCATGCGCTGCGCGCCCCTGCGCCCACGGCGGCCGCTGCTACGCTCACTTCTCCGGCCTCGTCTGCGCCTGCGCGCCCGGCTACATGGGCACGCGGTGCGAATTCCAGGTTCACCCCGACGACGCGGACGGCGGCGCAGGCGCACTGCCCGCGGCCCCCTCGGGCCCAAGGCGTGGGGACTCGCAGCTCTTCTTTTTGCCGCCGGCTTTGGGACTGCTGGTGGCCGCTGGTTTGGCGGGCGCTGCGCTCTTGCTGGTTCACGTGCGACGCCGTGGCCCTGGCCGAGATACTGGGTCTCGCTTGCTGGCGGGGACCCCGGAGCCATCTGTCCAATTGCTCCCTGATGCACTGAACAACATGAGGACGCCCGAGGGGTCCGGGGATGGCCCAAG CCCGTCCTCAGATTGGACTCGCCCTGAAGATGGAGACTCTCGTTCGATTTACGTCGTATCTGCTCCTTCGATATATGCCCGGGAG GCCTAA